The Mangifera indica cultivar Alphonso chromosome 8, CATAS_Mindica_2.1, whole genome shotgun sequence genome has a window encoding:
- the LOC123224360 gene encoding protein Mpv17 gives MEALGGGSGGILGWTFLRRKTKPCNSSSRNSKSSDSVEAAGQSGYRFPLKQAVTAGSLAFAGDTIAQVIDRWNKNKALKQHSEKNDFWAILLDHDWIRALRMTSYGFLLYGPGSYAWYQFLDYRMPKQTVENLFLKVLLNQIVLGPCVIAVVFAWNNLWLGKVSELPNKYKKDALPTLLYGFRFWIPVSVLNFWVVPLQARVAFMSMGSIFWNFYLSSTMSK, from the exons ATGGAAGCGCTGGGTGGTGGTAGCGGCGGGATCTTGGGTTGGACCTTCTTACGAAGAAAAACGAAACCTTGTAATTCTTCAAGTAGAAATTCTAAGTCCTCTGATTCAGTGGAGGCAGCCGGACAATCCGGTTATCGGTTTCCCTTAAAGCAGGCGGTAACCGCCGGCTCACTCGCTTTTGCTGGTGACACCATCGCTCAAGTCATTGACCGGTGGAACAAAAACAAGGCTTTGAAACAACATTCCGAGAAG AATGACTTCTGGGCCATTCTTCTTGATCATGACTGGATCCGTGCTCTGCGGATGACTTCTTATGGGTTCCTTCTGTACGGCCCTGGTTCATATGCATGGTACCAGTTTCTTGATTATCGTATGCCAAAACAAACAGTGGAGAATTTATTTCTGAAG gttttattaaaccaaataGTGCTTGGCCCATGTGTGATTGCTGTTGTCTTTGCTTGGAACAATTTATGGCTAGGAAAGGTTTCTGAGCTTCCAAACAAGTATAAAAAAGATGCTCTGCCCACACTACTTTATG GATTTAGGTTCTGGATCCCTGTCAGTGTATTAAATTTTTG GGTGGTCCCTCTTCAAGCTCGTGTAGCTTTCATGTCAATGGGCTCCATATTTTGGAATTTCTATTTATCATCGACCATGAGCAAGTAG
- the LOC123224358 gene encoding auxin response factor 6-like isoform X1: MRLSSSGFNQQTQEGEKKCLNSELWHACAGPLVSLPPVGSRVVYFPQGHSEQVIVAASTNKEVDAHIPNYPSLPPQLVCQLHNVTMHADVETDEVYAQMTLQPLSPQEQKDVYLLPAELGTPSKQPTNYFCKTLTASDTSTHGGFSVPRRAAEKVFPPLDFSQTPPAQELIARDLHDNEWKFRHIFRGQPKRHLLTTGWSVFVSAKRLVAGDSVLFIWNEKNQLLLGIRRANRPQTVMPSSVLSSDSMHIGLLAAAAHAAATNSRFTIFYNPRASPSEFVIPLAKYVKAVYHTRVSVGMRFRMLFETEESSVRRYMGTITGISDLDPVRWPNSHWRSVKVGWDESTAGDRQPRVSLWEIEPLTTFPMYPSPFPFRLKRPWPSVLPSFHGLKDGDMSMNSPLMWLPGGYGDQGIQSLNFQGFGVSPWMQPRLEASMPGLQPDVYQTMAAAAALQEMRTGDSSKLASQSLLQFQQSQSISNGAASNIPRQMLQPSHSQNAFLQNFQENQVSAQAQLLQQHLQRQLSYNDQRQQQQQVQQSQQLHQLSVQQQIPNVISALPHLASASQSQPPTLQDIPPQCQQPNFSDSLRNPIATTDVSSMHNILGSLSQDGASHLLNSNASVPVISSPMLSKQVAVDSRLASGVTHCILPQVEQLGTQQSNVSELTNLLPPFPGREYSSYYGSGDPQNNLLFGVSIDSSSLMAQHGLPNLKNIGTESESLSLPFATSNFTSAVGTDFPLNSDMTTSSCVDESGFLQSSENVDQVNPPPRTFVKVHKLGTFGRSLDISKFSSYDELRGELARMFALEGQLEDPQRSGWQLVFVDRENDVLLLGDDPWQEFVNNVWHIKILSPLEVQQMGKGVSSVTSVPGQRLTSNNCNNYMSRQELRSCSNGVASMGSLDY; encoded by the exons ATGAGACTCTCTTCGTCGGGGTTTAATCAGCAGACTCAGGAAG GGGAGAAGAAATGTTTAAATTCCGAGCTTTGGCATGCATGTGCTGGCCCTCTTGTATCTTTGCCTCCTGTGGGAAGCCGTGTTGTGTACTTTCCCCAGGGTCACAGTGAACAGGTTATT GTTGCTGCTTCGACAAACAAAGAGGTAGATGCTCATATTCCTAATTACCCTAGCTTACCCCCACAGCTCGTCTGTCAACTTCACAATGTCACTATGCAT GCAGATGTGGAGACAGATGAAGTATATGCACAGATGACCTTGCAACCACTGAGTCCG CAAGAGCAAAAAGATGTATACCTACTTCCTGCAGAGTTGGGTACTCCCAGCAAACAGCCAACAAACTATTTTTGCAAGACATTGACGGCAAGTGACACTAGCACACATGGGGGATTCTCTGTCCCTCGTCGAGCGGCTGAAAAAGTTTTTCCTCCTCTT gATTTTTCACAAACTCCTCCGGCTCAAGAACTAATTGCAAGGGATCTTCATGATAATGAATGGAAATTCAGGCATATATTTCGAG GTCAGCCCAAGAGGCATCTTCTTACAACAGGATGGAGTGTTTTTGTTAGTGCAAAAAGACTTGTTGCTGGTGATTCTGTCTTATTTATCTG gaatgaaaaaaatcaattgctTCTGGGTATCCGACGAGCAAATCGTCCCCAGACTGTCATGCCTTCATCGGTTCTTTCAAGTGATAGTATGCACATTGGTCTTCTTGCTGCTGCAGCACATGCTGCTGCCACAAATAGCCGGTTCACTATATTTTATAATCCAAG GGCAAGTCCTTCAGAATTTGTAATTCCCCTGGCCAAGTATGTTAAAGCAGTCTATCATACTCGGGTTTCTGTGGGCATGCGATTTAGGATGCTGTTTGAGACTGAAGAGTCCAGTGTTCGTCG ATACATGGGTACAATTACTGGCATTAGTGATCTAGACCCTGTTCGCTGGCCAAATTCACATTGGCGCTCTGTTAAG GTTGGGTGGGATGAATCCACTGCTGGGGACAGGCAGCCGAGAGTGTCTTTGTGGGAGATTGAACCATTAACAACATTCCCTATGTATCCATCACCCTTCCCTTTTAGACTAAAGCGCCCATGGCCATCTGTTTTACCTTCCTTCCACG gTCTCAAAGATGGGGATATGAGCATGAATTCTCCGTTAATGTGGCTTCCGGGAGGATATGGAGATCAAGGGATCCAATCTTTGAACTTTCAGGGATTTGGTGTTTCACCATGGATGCAGCCAAGGCTTGAAGCTTCAATGCCAGGTCTGCAACCTGATGTGTACCAAACAATGGCGGCTGCTGCTGCGCTTCAAGAAATGAGAACAGGGGATTCTTCCAAATTAGCATCACAGTCTCTTCTGCAGTTCCAGCAATCTCAAAGCATATCCAATGGGGCTGCTTCTAATATTCCAAGGCAGATGTTACAGCCATCCCATTCTCAAAATGCCTTTCTCCAGAATTTTCAGGAAAATCAGGTGTCTGCTCAGGCTCAGCTTCTGCAACAGCACTTGCAGCGTCAGCTGTCCTATAATGATCAACGACAACAGCAGCAGCAAGTTCAACAATCCCAGCAACTACATCAATTATCAGTTCAGCAGCAGATTCCAAATGTCATCTCTGCACTACCACACCTTGCATCAGCCAGTCAGTCCCAGCCTCCAACTTTGCAGGACATTCCTCCACAGTGCCAGCAGCCAAACTTTTCTGATTCTCTTAGGAACCCAATAGCTACAACTGATGTTTCCAGTATGCACAATATCTTAGGTTCATTATCACAGGATGGAGCATCCCACTTACTTAATTCGAATGCATCAGTCCCTGTTATCTCTTCTCCCATGCTTAGCAAGCAAGTCGCAGTTGATTCTCGTCTTGCTTCTGGAGTTACTCATTGCATACTGCCTCAAGTGGAACAGTTGGGAACACAACAGTCAAATGTTTCAGAACTTACTAATTTGTTGCCTCCATTTCCTGGTAGAGAATACAGTTCTTATTATGGTTCTGGCGATCCACAAAACAATCTATTATTTGGGGTGTCCATTGATTCCTCATCTCTTATGGCACAGCATGGGCTGCCAAACCTGAAAAACATTGGCACTGAAAGTGAATCATTGTCTCTTCCATTTGCTACTTCGAATTTTACTAGTGCTGTGGGAACTGATTTTCCACTGAATTCGGATATGACAACCTCAAGTTGTGTAGATGAATCAGGTTTCTTGCAGTCTTCTGAGAATGTGGATCAAGTGAATCCACCACCTAGAACCTTTGTGAAG GTTCATAAATTGGGGACCTTTGGACGGTCACTGGACATTTCCAAGTTTAGCAGCTATGATGAGCTGCGCGGTGAACTGGCTCGTATGTTTGCCCTTGAAGGCCAACTAGAGGACCCCCAGAGATCAGGCTGGCAGCTTGTATTTGTTGACCGGGAGAATGATGTTCTTCTCCTTGGTGATGATCCTTGGCA GGAGTTTGTAAACAATGTGTGGCACATCAAGATACTATCTCCTCTGGAAGTGCAACAAATGGGAAAAGGTGTTAGTTCTGTGACCAGTGTCCCAGGCCAAAGGCTTACCAGTAATAACTGCAACAACTACATGAGCAGACAGGAACTGAGAAGTTGTAGCAATGGAGTTGCATCCATGGGGTCTCTTGATTACTGA
- the LOC123224358 gene encoding auxin response factor 6-like isoform X2 has protein sequence MRLSSSGFNQQTQEGEKKCLNSELWHACAGPLVSLPPVGSRVVYFPQGHSEQVAASTNKEVDAHIPNYPSLPPQLVCQLHNVTMHADVETDEVYAQMTLQPLSPQEQKDVYLLPAELGTPSKQPTNYFCKTLTASDTSTHGGFSVPRRAAEKVFPPLDFSQTPPAQELIARDLHDNEWKFRHIFRGQPKRHLLTTGWSVFVSAKRLVAGDSVLFIWNEKNQLLLGIRRANRPQTVMPSSVLSSDSMHIGLLAAAAHAAATNSRFTIFYNPRASPSEFVIPLAKYVKAVYHTRVSVGMRFRMLFETEESSVRRYMGTITGISDLDPVRWPNSHWRSVKVGWDESTAGDRQPRVSLWEIEPLTTFPMYPSPFPFRLKRPWPSVLPSFHGLKDGDMSMNSPLMWLPGGYGDQGIQSLNFQGFGVSPWMQPRLEASMPGLQPDVYQTMAAAAALQEMRTGDSSKLASQSLLQFQQSQSISNGAASNIPRQMLQPSHSQNAFLQNFQENQVSAQAQLLQQHLQRQLSYNDQRQQQQQVQQSQQLHQLSVQQQIPNVISALPHLASASQSQPPTLQDIPPQCQQPNFSDSLRNPIATTDVSSMHNILGSLSQDGASHLLNSNASVPVISSPMLSKQVAVDSRLASGVTHCILPQVEQLGTQQSNVSELTNLLPPFPGREYSSYYGSGDPQNNLLFGVSIDSSSLMAQHGLPNLKNIGTESESLSLPFATSNFTSAVGTDFPLNSDMTTSSCVDESGFLQSSENVDQVNPPPRTFVKVHKLGTFGRSLDISKFSSYDELRGELARMFALEGQLEDPQRSGWQLVFVDRENDVLLLGDDPWQEFVNNVWHIKILSPLEVQQMGKGVSSVTSVPGQRLTSNNCNNYMSRQELRSCSNGVASMGSLDY, from the exons ATGAGACTCTCTTCGTCGGGGTTTAATCAGCAGACTCAGGAAG GGGAGAAGAAATGTTTAAATTCCGAGCTTTGGCATGCATGTGCTGGCCCTCTTGTATCTTTGCCTCCTGTGGGAAGCCGTGTTGTGTACTTTCCCCAGGGTCACAGTGAACAG GTTGCTGCTTCGACAAACAAAGAGGTAGATGCTCATATTCCTAATTACCCTAGCTTACCCCCACAGCTCGTCTGTCAACTTCACAATGTCACTATGCAT GCAGATGTGGAGACAGATGAAGTATATGCACAGATGACCTTGCAACCACTGAGTCCG CAAGAGCAAAAAGATGTATACCTACTTCCTGCAGAGTTGGGTACTCCCAGCAAACAGCCAACAAACTATTTTTGCAAGACATTGACGGCAAGTGACACTAGCACACATGGGGGATTCTCTGTCCCTCGTCGAGCGGCTGAAAAAGTTTTTCCTCCTCTT gATTTTTCACAAACTCCTCCGGCTCAAGAACTAATTGCAAGGGATCTTCATGATAATGAATGGAAATTCAGGCATATATTTCGAG GTCAGCCCAAGAGGCATCTTCTTACAACAGGATGGAGTGTTTTTGTTAGTGCAAAAAGACTTGTTGCTGGTGATTCTGTCTTATTTATCTG gaatgaaaaaaatcaattgctTCTGGGTATCCGACGAGCAAATCGTCCCCAGACTGTCATGCCTTCATCGGTTCTTTCAAGTGATAGTATGCACATTGGTCTTCTTGCTGCTGCAGCACATGCTGCTGCCACAAATAGCCGGTTCACTATATTTTATAATCCAAG GGCAAGTCCTTCAGAATTTGTAATTCCCCTGGCCAAGTATGTTAAAGCAGTCTATCATACTCGGGTTTCTGTGGGCATGCGATTTAGGATGCTGTTTGAGACTGAAGAGTCCAGTGTTCGTCG ATACATGGGTACAATTACTGGCATTAGTGATCTAGACCCTGTTCGCTGGCCAAATTCACATTGGCGCTCTGTTAAG GTTGGGTGGGATGAATCCACTGCTGGGGACAGGCAGCCGAGAGTGTCTTTGTGGGAGATTGAACCATTAACAACATTCCCTATGTATCCATCACCCTTCCCTTTTAGACTAAAGCGCCCATGGCCATCTGTTTTACCTTCCTTCCACG gTCTCAAAGATGGGGATATGAGCATGAATTCTCCGTTAATGTGGCTTCCGGGAGGATATGGAGATCAAGGGATCCAATCTTTGAACTTTCAGGGATTTGGTGTTTCACCATGGATGCAGCCAAGGCTTGAAGCTTCAATGCCAGGTCTGCAACCTGATGTGTACCAAACAATGGCGGCTGCTGCTGCGCTTCAAGAAATGAGAACAGGGGATTCTTCCAAATTAGCATCACAGTCTCTTCTGCAGTTCCAGCAATCTCAAAGCATATCCAATGGGGCTGCTTCTAATATTCCAAGGCAGATGTTACAGCCATCCCATTCTCAAAATGCCTTTCTCCAGAATTTTCAGGAAAATCAGGTGTCTGCTCAGGCTCAGCTTCTGCAACAGCACTTGCAGCGTCAGCTGTCCTATAATGATCAACGACAACAGCAGCAGCAAGTTCAACAATCCCAGCAACTACATCAATTATCAGTTCAGCAGCAGATTCCAAATGTCATCTCTGCACTACCACACCTTGCATCAGCCAGTCAGTCCCAGCCTCCAACTTTGCAGGACATTCCTCCACAGTGCCAGCAGCCAAACTTTTCTGATTCTCTTAGGAACCCAATAGCTACAACTGATGTTTCCAGTATGCACAATATCTTAGGTTCATTATCACAGGATGGAGCATCCCACTTACTTAATTCGAATGCATCAGTCCCTGTTATCTCTTCTCCCATGCTTAGCAAGCAAGTCGCAGTTGATTCTCGTCTTGCTTCTGGAGTTACTCATTGCATACTGCCTCAAGTGGAACAGTTGGGAACACAACAGTCAAATGTTTCAGAACTTACTAATTTGTTGCCTCCATTTCCTGGTAGAGAATACAGTTCTTATTATGGTTCTGGCGATCCACAAAACAATCTATTATTTGGGGTGTCCATTGATTCCTCATCTCTTATGGCACAGCATGGGCTGCCAAACCTGAAAAACATTGGCACTGAAAGTGAATCATTGTCTCTTCCATTTGCTACTTCGAATTTTACTAGTGCTGTGGGAACTGATTTTCCACTGAATTCGGATATGACAACCTCAAGTTGTGTAGATGAATCAGGTTTCTTGCAGTCTTCTGAGAATGTGGATCAAGTGAATCCACCACCTAGAACCTTTGTGAAG GTTCATAAATTGGGGACCTTTGGACGGTCACTGGACATTTCCAAGTTTAGCAGCTATGATGAGCTGCGCGGTGAACTGGCTCGTATGTTTGCCCTTGAAGGCCAACTAGAGGACCCCCAGAGATCAGGCTGGCAGCTTGTATTTGTTGACCGGGAGAATGATGTTCTTCTCCTTGGTGATGATCCTTGGCA GGAGTTTGTAAACAATGTGTGGCACATCAAGATACTATCTCCTCTGGAAGTGCAACAAATGGGAAAAGGTGTTAGTTCTGTGACCAGTGTCCCAGGCCAAAGGCTTACCAGTAATAACTGCAACAACTACATGAGCAGACAGGAACTGAGAAGTTGTAGCAATGGAGTTGCATCCATGGGGTCTCTTGATTACTGA
- the LOC123223554 gene encoding protein DETOXIFICATION 41-like yields MGSAEYQPLLMGLDSHARIPDLSSEAIEEFLAQRPAAVRWWPRLFGWESRLLWLLSGSSIVVSVFNYMLSFGTLMFTGHLGALELAGASIASVGIQGLAYGIMLGMASAVQTVCGQAYGAKKYSEMGIICQRAIVLHVGAAVLLTFLYWFSGPALKAMGQSESIAEQGQIFARGLIPQLYAFALSCPMQRFLQAQNIVNPLAYMSVGVFLVHMLLTWIVVYVLDYGLIGAALTLSFSWWLLSFINGLYIVLSPSCKETWTGLSIKAFRGIWPYFKLTVASAVMLCLEIWYSQGLVLISGLLSNPTIALDSISICMNYLNWDLQFMLGLANGCSIRISNELGAGHARVAKFSVVVVNVTSVFISIVFSAIVLIFRVGLSKLFTSDSEVIEAVSNLTPLLAISVFLNGIQPILSGVAIGSGWQSVVAYVNVATYYFIGLPIGCVLGFKTSLGVAGIWWGLIIGVLFQTLTLIIITARTNWDAEVVKAAERVQKSANDETLDSVTN; encoded by the exons ATGGGGTCTGCAGAGTATCAGCCGTTGTTGATGGGGCTGGACTCGCACGCCAGGATACCCGACTTGTCGTCTGAGGCGATCGAGGAGTTTTTGGCACAGAGACCGGCGGCGGTGCGGTGGTGGCCCCGTCTTTTTGGGTGGGAGTCACGGCTGCTTTGGCTGCTCTCTGGGTCATCTATTGTTGTTTCTGTGTTTAACTACATGCTTAGTTTTGGCACTTTAATGTTTACTGGACATTTGGGCGCTTTAGAGCTCGCCGGGGCCTCCATTGCTAGTGTAGGAATTCAAGGCCTCGCGTATGGAATTATG TTAGGCATGGCCAGTGCAGTCCAAACCGTATGTGGGCAAGCTTATGGAGCCAAGAAATATTCCGAAATGGGCATCATTTGCCAAAGAGCAATTGTGCTGCATGTGGGGGCTGCGGTACTCCTCACATTTTTGTATTGGTTCTCAGGGCCGGCCCTCAAAGCAATGGGCCAATCAGAAAGCATAGCCGAGCAGGGCCAAATTTTCGCCCGCGGTCTGATCCCTCAGCTTTATGCATTTGCACTGAGCTGCCCTATGCAACGTTTCCTTCAAGCACAGAACATAGTGAACCCTCTGGCATATATGTCTGTTGGGGTCTTTTTGGTGCACATGCTGTTAACATGGATTGTTGTTTATGTGTTGGACTATGGCCTAATTGGTGCAGCCCTCACACTGAGCTTCTCTTGGTGGCTGCTTTCTTTTATAAATGGACTTTACATTGTTCTCAGTCCATCTTGCAAAGAAACCTGGACTGGCTTGTCCATCAAAGCTTTTAGAGGAATTTGGCCTTATTTCAAGCTTACTGTTGCTTCTGCTGTGATgctttg tttGGAGATTTGGTACAGTCAAGGACTGGTGCTTATATCTGGACTTCTCTCAAATCCTACAATCGCACTGGACTCTATTTCCATATG TATGAATTACCTGAACTGGGACTTGCAATTTATGCTAGGCCTAGCCAACGGATGCAG CATTCGCATAAGCAATGAACTTGGGGCAGGACATGCAAGAGTAGCAAAATTTTCAGTAGTAGTAGTAAACGTGACCAGCGTCTTCATCAGTATAGTTTTCAGTGCGATAGTTTTAATATTCCGGGTTGGATTGAGTAAGCTCTTCACATCTGATTCCGAGGTTATAGAAGCAGTTTCGAATTTGACGCCACTGCTTGCCATATCAGTTTTCCTGAATGGAATTCAGCCTATACTTTCAG GTGTGGCCATTGGAAGCGGGTGGCAATCTGTAGTTGCTTATGTTAACGTAGCTACTTACTATTTTATCGGTCTCCCAATTGGATGTGTCCTTGGCTTCAAAACTTCTTTAGGAGTAGCA GGTATATGGTGGGGATTGATCATTGGAGTTCTGTTTCAAACATTAACTCTAATTATTATCACAGCCAGAACAAATTGGGATGCAGAG GTTGTAAAAGCTGCTGAGCGTGTGCAGAAGTCGGCAAACGACGAAACCCTGGACTCGGTGACCAACTGA
- the LOC123223555 gene encoding protein NPG1-like: MTETDENDGGQSVVREISANGNRMETTELEAKLDQGNIDEAESSLREGLSLNSEEARALLGRLEYQRGNLESALRVFDGIDLEAAIQRLQPTLSDKPSKKGRTHSDSPNTVSQHAASLVLEAIYLKAKSLQKLGRLTEAANECKSVLDAVESIFQQGIPDVQVDSRLQETVSRAVELLPELWKQAGCNQDAISAYRHALLSQWNLDNDCCARIQKGFALFLLHSGVEAGPPSLGSQIDGAYVPKNNLEEAILLLMIIMRKYFLGNIKWDPSVMEHLTFALSLCSKTSIIAKQLEGTMPGVYPRSYCWNALALCYSGVGENSTALNLLRKSLHKHEHPDDLMALLLAAKICSEDSHLAAEGVGYAKSAINNAKGKNEHLKGVGLQMMGLCLRKQAKISSSDYERSHLQSEALKSLEQALSYEHNNMEIIYDLGVQYAEQRNLNAALRHAKQFIDATAGSLLKGWRLLALVLSAQQRFSEAEVVTDAALDETTKWEQGSMLRLKAKLKIAQSLPMDAIETYRYLLALLQAQKKSFGPYSTVLQLDNDKVNEFEVWYGLANLYSKLLHWKDVELCMGKAKELKRYSAEMLHTEGVLHQGCGNMDEALSGYINAIFLDQSFVPSKILLGDILSKNGSKALPVSRSLLSDALRIEPTNAMAWFYLGVIHRDDGRIADAADCFQAATMLEETNPVESFSSLV, translated from the exons ATGACGGAGACCGATGAAAATGATGGAGGGCAGTCTGTTGTTAGAGAAATTTCGGCCAATGGAAATCGCATGGAAACAACTGAACTGGAGGCCAAACTCGACCAAGGGAATATTGACGAGGCTGAATCTTCTCTGCGTGAAGGCTTGTCGCTTAATTCAGAG GAAGCAAGAGCTCTTCTTGGAAGGTTGGAATACCAAAGAGGCAATTTAGAAAGTGCCCTACGTGTGTTTGATGGCATTGATCTTGAAGCTGCCATACAACGGCTGCAGCCAACCCTTTCTGACAAGCCATCCAAAAAGGGCCGCACTCATAGTGACTCACCTAATACCGTCTCACAACATGCTGCCAGCCTAGTGCTTGAGGCAATATACTTAAAGGCCAAGTCTCTTCAAAAACTTGGGAGATTAACTG AGGCTGCTAATGAATGTAAAAGTGTGCTTGATGCTGTTGAGAGTATATTTCAACAGGGTATACCTGATGTTCAAGTGGATAGTAGATTGCAAGAGACGGTAAGCCGAGCTGTGGAGCTTCTTCCAGAGCTCTGGAAGCAGGCAGGTTGCAATCAGGACGCAATTTCTGCTTATAGGCATGCCCTTCTTAGTCAGTGGAATCTTGATAATGACTGCTGTGCAAGGATTCAAAAAGGATTTGCACTGTTTTTGTTGCACAGTGGAGTGGAGGCTGGTCCACCCAGTTTAGGTTCTCAGATTGATGGTGCATATGTACCCAAAAATAATTTGGAAGAggcaattttacttttaatgatTATAATGAGGAAATATTTCCTTGGTAATATCAAATGGGATCCATCAGTGATGGAGCACCTAACATTTGCACTCTCTTTGTGCAGCAAAACTTCTATTATAGCAAAGCAACTTGAAGGGACGATGCCTGGAGTATATCCACGTTCTTACTGTTGGAATGCTTTAGCCCTTTGCTACAGTGGAGTAGGAGAAAATAGCACCGCCTTGAATCTTTTGAGAAAATCTCTACACAAACATGAGCACCCTGATGACCTTATGGCACTGTTGTTGGCTGCCAAGATCTGCAGTGAGGATTCTCATCTTGCAGCTGAGGGGGTGGGATATGCGAAGAGTGCTATCAATAATGCTAAGGGGAAGAATGAGCATTTAAAGGGTGTAGGCCTTCAGATGATGGGCCTCTGCCTGCGAAAGCAAGCTAAAATCTCTTCCTCTGACTATGAAAGGTCTCATCTGCAGTCTGAGGCATTAAAATCATTGGAGCAAGCACTATCTTATGAGCACAACAATATGGagataatttatgatttaggAGTTCAGTATGCAGAGCAAAGAAATTTGAATGCTGCTTTGCGTCATGCAAAGCAGTTCATTGATGCCACAGCCGGCTCGTTATTAAAAGGATGGAGATTGCTTGCTCTAGTTTTGTCTGCTCAACAGCGATTCTCTGAGGCTGAGGTTGTAACTGACGCTGCTTTAGATGAGACCACAAAGTGGGAGCAAGGATCTATGCTTAGGTTGAAAGCAAAGCTGAAGATAGCCCAGTCACTCCCCATGGATGCTATTGAAACATACCGCTATCTCCTAGCATTGCTTCAGGCCCAAAAGAAATCTTTTGGTCCTTACTCCACTGTTTTACAG CTTGACAATGATAAAGTCAATGAGTTTGAAGTTTGGTATGGCCTTGCGAATTTGTACTCGAAGCTTTTACATTGGAAGGATGTTGAGCTATGTATGGGAAAAGCAAAAGAGCTGAAGCGGTACTCAGCAGAAATGCTGCACACAGAAG GTGTTCTGCATCAAGGATGTGGGAATATGGATGAAGCTCTATCTGGTTATATTAATGCTATtttcttggatcaatcttttgTGCCTAGCAAAATACTGCTTGGTGATATTTTGTCCAAGAATGGCTCAAAGGCACTGCCTGTGTCAAGAAGCTTACTCTCAGATGCGTTAAGGATAGAACCTACCAATGCAATGGCTTGGTTCTACTTGGGGGTCATTCATAGGGATGATGGACGAATAGCTGATGCAGCAGACTGCTTCCAGGCAGCCACCATGCTTGAAGAAACTAACCCTGTTGAAAGCTTCAGTTCTCTTGTTTGA